The segment TGGCGTCGGTGCTGATGGCGAACCATCCGCCGGAGCTGCCCGCGGCGCTGCTGGTGCGGCTCTGCGATCGCTTCCGGATCGCCCCCGGAACCACCCGCGTCGCCCTCTCGCGGATGGTGGCCGCGGGCGAGCTCTCTCCCGTCGAGGGCGGCTACCGGCTCGCCGGGCCGGCGCTGCTCGCCCGTCAGCGGGCCCAGGACGAGGCCCGCACCCCGCCGGACCGGCCCTGGGACGGCGACTGGCGGGTGGCGGTCGTCGTCGGTGGCGGCCGGATCGCCACCGAGCGTGCGGAGCTGCGGCGGGGCCTCTCCGGCGCCCGCTTCGCCGAGTGGCGGGAGGGAGTCTGGCTGCGCCCGGCGAATCTGCCCCGGCCCGATCCCGGGCTCGGCGGCGCCGAGGTCTGCCGCTGGCTCCTCGCCCGGCCGGACGACGACCCCGCCGAGCTCGCCGGCCGGCTCTGGGACCTCGGCGGCTGGGTCACCCGCGGGCGCGAGCTGCTCGCCGCCAGCGGGGCCGAGCCCGGCGACCTGCTCGCCGGCGACCCCGACGGGCCGATGACCGTCTTCACCGCCGCCGCCGCGCTGCTCCGGCACCTGCGCACCGATCCCCTGCTCCCCGCCGGGCTGCTGCCGCCGGGGTGGCCGGGGGACGAGCTCCGCACCCGGTACACGGCGCACGTGCGCTCCCTCGAGGAGCTGATCCACGACGTCCCTCGCGAGGCCGCCACCGGCTGACCGCGGCGCCGGCGTCACCGATCCGAAAGGTGCCGGGCCCCACGATGCGCCCATGCTGTCCGGTGCCGCGTCATGACCAGGGTGGGCCGCCTGCTCGGCGCCCGCGCGGGCGAGCGCCCCGACGCCGTCGCCCTCCTCGACGGCGTCGACGGGCGCCGGCTGCGCTGGCGCGACCTCGCCGCCCACGCGGCGCGGTGGGAGGAGCGCGCCGGTGAGAGCGGCCTGGCACCGCGACGCCGCGTCGGCCTCTCCCTCGCCGACCCGCTGAGCTTCGGCGCCGCCTACCTCGGCTGCCTCGCCGCCGGGCTGACGGTGGTGCCCCTCGACCCCCGCGGCACCCCCGCGGAGCTGGACGCCGCGGTCGCCCGGCTGCGCGTCGACGTGCTCGTCACCGGCCCCGCCGACGCGCCCGCGGCCGCGGCCGTGGAGGCCTGGAACGCCGACCTCGACGGCCCCCGCCGGGTGCGCCCGGCGCCGGCCGGGCCCCGTCCCAGCGACGCCGCGGCGCTGCGGCCCGCCGCCCTGCTGGCCAGCTCCGGCACCACCGGCGCCCCCAAGGGCGTGCCCCTCTCCGAGCGCCAGCTGCTCCTCGGCGCCGCCCGGGTGGTCCGTCACCACCGCCTCGGCCCCGGGGACCGGGGGCACACCCCGCTCCCCCTCTTCCACGTCAACGCCCAGGTGGTGGGGCTGCTCGCCACCCTGCTGAGCGGTGGCTCGCTCGCGGTCGAGGCCCGCTTCGACCGCGACGGGTACTGGGAGCGGGTGGCGGCGGCGGCTCCCACCTGGCTGAACACCGTGCCCGCGGTGCTCGCCGCGCTCGCCGAGCTCCCCGCCCCGCCCGAGGCGCTGGCGGCGGGGCTGCGCTTCGCCCGCTCCGCCTCGGCGCCGCTGCCGCTGGCGGTGCTGGAGCGCTTCGAGGCGCACACCGGCGTGACCGTGCTCGAGACCTACGGGATGACCGAGACCGCCGGGCAGATCACCGCGAACCCGGTCGAGCCGGGGTCGCGGCGCCCCGGCTCGGTGGGCCGGCCCACCGGGGTGGGGCTGTGGGTGGTCACCCCCGACGGCAGCCGCGCCGCCCCGGGCGAGCCCGGCACGGTGCGGCTGCGCGGCCGGGCGGTGGTCACCGATTACCTCGAGCTCACCGAGGAGGGCCCCGAGCGGGTGCGCCCGGCGCGCGACCCCGCCGGCTGGCTGCCCACCGGCGACCTCGGGGTCTGCGACGAGGCCGGGTTCGTCCGCCTCCTCGGCCGCGAGGACGACGTCATCAACCGCGGCGGCGAGAAGTTCCACCCCCTCGAGGTGGAGAGCGTGCTGCTCGACCACGACGGGGTGGCCTCGGCGGTGGTGGTGGGCGCTCCGCACCCGCGGCTGGGCCAGGTCGCGGTCGCCTTCGTCACCCTCCGGCCCGGCGCCCCGGCGGGGCTCACCGACCAGCTCGCCCGGACCTGCGCGGCGCGGCTGGCCCGCTACAAGTGCCCGGTCGAGATCCGCGTCGCCGCCGCGCTGCCGGTGGGGCCCACCGGCAAGGTGCGCCGCCGCCAGCTCCGCGCCGGCCTGGCCGCCTGAGCATGGCCGTGACCCCGCGGGCCCGCACCCACCTGCACGCCGTCGACCTGATGCGGGTGCTGACCGTCGCGCTGGTGGTGGGGGTGCACACCGTCACCCACTCGGCGGTCTCCGACAGCCTGGCCGCGGGGGCCTTGACGATCGTGCTCCACACCAGCCGCGAGGTCTTCTTCGTCCTCACCGCCCTGGTGCTGATGCACGGCTACGGCCGCCGCCGGGTGCGCTGGCTGGGCTTCTGGCGCCGCCGCTACCTCTGCGTCGCCGTGCCCTACCTGGCGTGGACGGTGATCTACATCGTCGCCGACGGCCACGCCGCCGACCCGCTCGGCTCCCTGCTGGCCCGGCTGGGAACGGACCTGCTCTTCGGCGGCGCCAAGTACCAGATGTACTTCCTGCTGGTGTCGATGCAGATCTACCTCTGCTTCCCGGTGATCCGCTGGGTGATCCGGGCCACCGCCGGCCACCACCGCCTGCTGGTCGGCGCCTGCGCCATCTTCCAGCTCGGCTTCGCGCTCGCCGTACGCCTGCAGTGGTCGCCCGGCGGCGTGATCACCGCCTGGGTGCACGGACCCGACGCGGTGCTCCCCAGCTACCTGCTCTACGTCATCGCCGGCGGCGTCGCCGCCTGGCACCTCGAGGCATTCACCGCGTGGACGCTGGCCCACCGCCGCCACGTCCTCGGCGGCGCCGCGCTGACGGCGGCGGCGGGGGTGGTCGTCTTCCTGCTGGAGCGGCTCGCGCTCGGCCAGACCACGGTGGCGGCCAGCGGCGTCTTCCAGCCCGTGGTGGTGCTCGAGAGCCTCGCGGTGGCATGGACGTTCTTCCTGGCGGGGAGCGTCTGGGCGGAGCGCGGGTCGCCGGCACGGCGGACGGTCCACGCCGTGTCCGACGCCACCTTCGGCGTCTACCTCGCCCATCCGCTGGTGCTGATGGGCATCTACTGGGCGACCGCCGCGACCGGGCTCTGGGTGGGGTCGCAACGCCTGCCGGCCGCCCTGGTCCTGTTCGTCGCCGTCGGGGTGGTGGTGCCGCTGGTGTACGCCGTCGCCGCCCTGCCCGCGCTGCTGCTGCGGAGCACGCCGCTCAGCCTCGCCGCCGGCGGCCGGCCCCGGCGGCGAGGGCGGACGGCCGCCCGGGGCCACACCACCGCGGACGCGGTGGCGGCCTGACCGGTGCGACGCCCGCTCCTGCTCGCCCTGCCGCTGGCGGCACTCGCCGCCGCCGGTCTGCTGGCCACCCGCCCGGCCGGCCCGCCGCGACCGTCGCACGGCGTCCCGGTCACCCGAGCCGTGGCCCGCGCCCCCCAACCGACCGCGACGCCCCGGCCCACCCCGGCGCCGCCGGCGGTGCCGGCGGCGCCGGCGGTCAGCGTCCACACCCTGCTGGTCGGCGGGGTGGCGCGGCAGTGGGAGCAGCTGACCCCCGGCGGCGGAGCCGGACCAGCCACCCCGATCCTGGTGGTGCTCCACGGCCAGAAGGCCACGCTCACCCTGGAGGTGGCGCGCGACGGTCTCACCCCCCTGGTGACCGCGGGCAGAGCCGAGCTGGTCTACCCCCAGGGGATCGGCAGCTCATGGAACGCCGGCGGCTGCTGCGGGCCCGCCTCGAGCCAGGGGATCGACGACCTCGGCTTCCTGCGCGCCCTGACCGCCCAGGTCGACCCCGGGCGGGCCCGACCCATCTTCCTGGTCGGGTTCAGCAACGGCGGCCGGCTCGCCTACGCGGCCGCCTGCGGCGACCCCACGCTGGTGGACGGCTTCGCGATCGTCGACGCGATGCCGCTCGGCTGCACCGTCAGCCGGCCGGTCACCATCCTCCAGGTCGACGGCACCGCCGACCCCGCCATTCCCTACCGCCCCGGCGACCCCGGGGGCGAGCAGCCCGACGCGACCACCCAGGTCGAGCGGCTGCGGGTGCTCGACGGCTGCCCGGCGACGCCGGCGACGGCGACCACCGGGAACCTCACCCTCGACCGCTGGAGCGGCTGCGGCAGCGGCGCCCGCCTCGCCTTCGCCACGTACCACGGCGGCACCCACAGCTGGCCCGCCGGCGACGCCACCACCCCGGGGGCGGGGCCGGTGATCTGGCAGTTCGTGAGCGGGCAGGCGTGGTGAGCACCACCGCCGCGCTCCACCTGGTGCGCCACGGCGAGAGCGGCTGGAACGCCGAGCGCCGGGTGCAGGGGCAGTCCGCCGCGGCGCCGTCGCTCACCCCGCTGGGACGCGCCCAGGCCCGCACCGCCGCCACCCTGCTCGCCGAGCTGGCGCCCCACGCCGCGCTGGTGGTGTCGAGCGACCTCCCTCGCGCCCGTGAGACCGCCCTCCTCGTCGCCGCCGCGCTGGGGCTGCCGCTGCGCTGCGACCCCGCCCTGCGCGAGCAGCGGCTCGGCGAGCTGGAGGGCCGCGGGCTCGACGAGCCCGACGGGGACGGCACCGTCGCCGCCGCCGTCGAGGCGCTCTGGCGCGAGCCCTGGCGGCGGCCCCGGGGGGGCGAGAGCATCGCCGACCTCCACCTCCGCGTCCACACCGCCCTCGCCCGGCTCGCCGGCGGCATGCCCCGGGGGCTGATCGTCGTCACCCACGGCGGGCCGGTCCGGGTGGCCACCGCCGCGAGCCTGGCGGCGGTGCGGCGGCTGCCGGTGGACAACGCCTCGGTGACCACCCTGGCAGTGCCGGTGGCGCCGGCGTGGTGGGGCCGGCGCGCCTCGTAGAGGCTCCCGTCGAGGTTGGCAGAAAGCTGACGGTCAGGGTCCTTTCGGCCACTGTCCCTGCGACCAGGCACGCCGTAGCCTTCGGGACATGGAGATCGTGCTGATGGTGATGGTCCTGGCGCTGGTGGTGGCCAGCCTGCTGTGGGGCGCCGACTCCCGCGACGGCCGCGACTGGCAGCCGCGGGCCGACTGGCAGCCGCGCGAGGAGATGACGAGTGCGAGGGCGCGGGCGGGAATGCGCTGAAGCCTTGACGGGCACCTCATTACGATATATCGTGATCCAACGTAAGTGATCGTTGGAGGTGGAGATGTCGACCCAGGTTCCCCCGTTCGACCCGTGGACGCAGTGGCGTCAGGGTGCCGAGCACCTTCGTGACCGCATCCACCACGCCCGCCACCACCGCGGCCCCGGCCGGCCGCCGTTCGGACCCGGCGGCTTCGGCCGCGGCTTCCCCTTCGGACCGCACTTCCCCGGCGGCGGCCGGCGCGCCGGCAGGGGCGACATCCGCGCCGCCATCCTCGCCCTGCTCGCCGAGCAGCCGATGCACGGCTACCAGATCATCCAGGAGCTGAGCGAGCGCAGCGGCGGCGCCTGGCGGCCGAGCCCGGGCTCGGTCTACCCCACTCTCCAGCAGCTCGAGGACGAGGGCCTGGTCCGGGCGGTCCAGACCGAGGCGGGGAGGCGGGTCCACGAGCTCACCGAGGCGGGACGCGCCGAGGCGGCCGCCTCCAACCGGGAGAGCGCTCCGTGGGAGGATGCCGCCGAGAACCGCGCCGGCGAGGCCGGGGGGATGCGCGACCTCCTCTTCCAGGTGGCCGCGGCGACCTGGCAGGTCGCCCAGGCGGGGTCGGCCCGGCAGCAGGCCGCCGCCGCCGAGATCCTCCGCGAGAGCCGGCGCCGCCTCTACCAGCTGCTCGCCGAGGACGCCCCGGAGCCCGATCAGCCGAGCCGGTAGATCGCCCCGGTGTCCGAGTAGTAGAGGGCATGGTTCGGACCCTGCCTGATGTCCAGCCTGCACTGGGGAGCCCCGGCCGCGACGGTCGCGGGGCTCCCCGGGGTGAGGATGCGCGCCCCGGAGTTGAAGGTGCAGAACACCAGGTGCCCGGCGTAGCCGGCCGGTCCGGCGGCGTCGACGAAGGTCGCCCCGGTGGGCACCACCGTCGACCCCTCGCTGCTCCAGTCCGGGCCGGGCTGGCCGCCGCAGCTCGTCGCCGGGGCGATCGGATGGCTGTAGCCGTAGCAGAGCGCCCACTGGTGACCGCTGCCCCGGGCGATCGATGCGATCACGGTGTCGTAGCCGGTGGGCGGGCTGCCCGCGTCCCCCGACGGGCCGTTGTTGGTGATCGCCACCTGCCCGCTCGCCGAGACGGCGATGCCGAAGGGGTTGCGGAGCCCGTAGGCCCACACCGGGTTGCCGAAGGGGTTGTCGCCGGGGACGCTGCCGTCGGCGTTGTAGCGGAGCAGCTTGCCGCGCACGTCGGCGGTGTTCTGGGCGGCGGCGGAGGTGTGCTCCTCGCCGAGGGTGACGAAGAGGTGGCCGTCGGGGGCGAGGGCGAGGCGGCCCCCCTTGTGGCAGCAGTCGCCGCCGGCGGGGAGGGTGATGATGGTGGTGGGGTTGGTGCCCGTGCCCGCACAGTCGGCCCAGCGGATCACCGTCTGGTGGGCGCGGTCGGCGTTCGAGAAGAACGCGTAGACGAGGTGGTCGTGGGCGAAGCCCGGGGAGATGGCGAGCCCGAGCAGCCCGCGCTCGCTGTAGCCGCCGGCCGCCTCGGTGGTGACCGTCGCCACCGTGGCGAACACCTTCGCGGCGCCGTTCTGCCATACCCGCACCGTCCCCGAGCGCTCCGCCCAGAACAGCCGGCCGTCGGGGGCGAAGGCGAGCGCCGTCGGGTACGCGGCGGTGATCGTGCCCGCCGGCGGCGCCTGGGGCCCGAGGGCGCAGGGATTGACCTGCCCCGGTGTCACCGCCGGGGCGGCGGTGGTGGCGGCCGCGGAGGCCGTGTCACCAGCGGTCGCGACCGCGCCGGGAGCGGCCGGCGCCGCGCCGGCTCCGCAGGCGGTGAGCCCGGCGGTCAGGATCAGCGCGAGGACGCGCAGGGCGGTCATCCCCGGCATCCTACGCGGTCGCCGCGGTCCCCTCGGCCGCCCGGGAGGCGGTGCCCGCTGTGCTAGAACCTGCCCATGGCGGAGAACGGCGCGCCCCTGCGCAGCGAGCGGCTCGAGCGGCTGGTCACCGAGGCCGACACCGCCGCGGTGTACGGCCCCGGCCTTCCCCCGGCCGCGGCCACCCCGTTCATCCTCGGGTGGGCCGAGATGGCCTGCCACCGGATGCTGCTCGACGACCTCGGGCCCGAGGAGATCAGCGTCGGCGTCCGCGCCGTCATCGACCATCTCGCCCCCAGCCCGGTCGGAGCCACCCTGGTGTTCAGCGCGAGCCTGCTCCGGGCCGAGGGTCGCCGCCGCCACTTCGCGGTCGCGGTGCACGATGGCGACCTGCTCGTCGCCCGGATCGAGCACCAGCGCGCGGTGGTGGCCCGTGCCGGCATCGAGGAACGCCTGGCTCGCTGAGCCCTGGCGGTCGCGGCACCGCCAAGTCCTGATTCGGACTTCCACGTTGCCCGCGCGCGTACTACGATTCGGCGTGGAGGGATCGGATCGTTGGGCACGGTCACCATCGCCGCGAGCTACGGATCCGGGGGCAGCGTGGTCGCCCCCGCGGTCGCCGAGCGTCTCGGACTGCCCCTGCTCGACCGGGCCATCCCCGCCTCGGTCGCCACCGAGCTCGCCGGGCCGCTGCTGGCGGCGCTCGCCGACGACGAGCGTCACGAGGGCGGCCTGGTGGGGCGGCTGTTCAGCCGCGCGGTCACCGTCAGCGGTTACTACCAGGGCGCGCCGCTCACCATCCCCCTCGGCGACAGCGACCTCGTCTCCCGCACCGAGGAGGTGATCCGCTGCGCCGCCCGGCGCTGCGGGGCGGTGGTGCTGGGACGGGCGGGGATGTTCGTGCTCCGCGGCTGGCCGGACACCCTGCACGTCCGCCTCGACGGGCCGCCCGAGGCGCGCCGGCGCCAGGCGATGGCGCACGAGGGCCTCGACGCCGAGACCGCGGCGCGGCAGCAGGTGGCGACCGACCGGGCCCGTGCCGCCTACGTCCGGCACTTCTACCGCGACCAGGGGCGGTGGGAGGATCCCGCCAACTATCACCTGGTGCTGGACAGCACCGTGCTCTCCCTCGACGCCTGCGTGAAGCTGATCGTGACCGCCGCGCGGGCCCGCTGCGGGCTCGGCGCGCGCTCCGCCGCGGCCGCGGCGAAGGCCGCTCCCGCTCCCCCGGGGTAGCCGGCCCGGGGCGCAAGACGTCCCGCGATCCCGCGTTGTGACCGTAGACGGGCGGGAACGGTCAGGAAGGGAGCGTCGCCATGCGTGCACTCCGCAGCGCGGTCGCGCTCGGCCTCGTCCTCGCGGGCGGCCTGGGGTGGGCCGGCAGCACCGCCCTCCTCTCACACCCGGCGCGGGCGAGCGTCTCCGCCACGTCGCTCGACGGCATCGTGCGGGCGACCCTCGACGAGGAGACGCTGAACGGCTGGAACCCGTCCACCAACGGGCTCTACATCAACTGGAGCAGCGTCGACCCCACCCAGGTGAACTTCACCGACCACAACCCCGCCCGCCACGACGCCCAGACCGACCTGCGCGACCTCGAGGACATGCTGCGCTACCGCCAGCAGCACCCCGGCGACACCTCGCAGGACGCCGGGATCGCGCGGATGTCGCCGGTCGCCGCCCAGGAGTTCTCGCGCTCGTCGAGCACCTCGGGGTGGGTCTACTGGGAGCTGCTCGACATCGCCGGGCTGACCGGTGACCCCGCATGGACGGCGGACGCCGCCTCGATGGCCACCCACTACGCCGCCTCGATCGACCCGAAGACCGGCGTGGAGCACGGCAAGGTGGTGTCGTCGACCGGCTCCAAGGCGAGGACCTGCGCCGACGGGTATCGCGTCGACAGCCAGCTCGAGCTCGCCGCGATGCTCGTCGACGCGGGCACCCGCTTCGCCAACCCCACCTGGACGCAGCAGGGGCAGCGCGCCGGCGCCGCGGTGCGCGCCGCCGCGCTCGAGCCCGGCTACGGCCTCTACGACCGGATCATCTGCGGCGGCGCCCGCTGGGACCGCCAGGCCAAGGTCGAGGAGATCGCCGACGAGGCGCGCACCGCGATCCTCGCCGGCCGCTATGCCGGCGACAGCGCGCTGGCCGCCGGCGGCCTCGCCCTTCTGGACACCCTCGTCAGCAATCGAGCCGGCCTCCACGACGACGTCGACGGCGGCTGGTGCCCGCTCGTCGACATGGGCACCGGCGTGCTCGACTGTCACGTGAAGACGGCACGGCAATTCCTGCTGCTGCGCGTGTTCCACGAGGTCGACCGCTTCGCGCCGGGCCACTTCGCGGCGCAGGAGAGCGAGCTGCTCGACCTGGTGCCCCGCCTGGTCACCAGCCCCCACGCCGGCTTCCTGTACGAGCGCGCCCGCGACCTCAGCCAGTACCGGACCGAGAACTGGATCACCACCGAGTCGGACGGCATCGTGGTCGGGGCGGTGCAGTCGGTGCTCGCCGACGGCTCCGGGGGCGGTACCACCACCACGTCCAGCAGCACAACGACGGGGACGACCACCACGACCACCAGCACCACGACCACCACGGCGACGACCACCTCGTCCAGCACCGGCGCCGCCTGCCCGGCGACGACCCAGACCACGACGGGCACGGTCAGCGGCAGCAGCCAGTCGGTGTTCGTCACCGCGACCGGCGCCAGCCTCTGCGCCACCCTCACCTGGAGCGGGGCCGCGGTGCTCGACCTGATCGTCTACGACCACGGCGGCAGCACCGTGCTCGGGCAGGTGACCACCGGCACGTCGCCGGAGTCGCTGCGCATCGCCACCACCCCGGGGACGGTCTACAAGGTGAAGGTCAAGCCGGTCTCCGGATCGGCGGCGTACCGGCTCACCACCGCGGCGTAGGGCGCGCCCGCGGCCGCGGGCCGCGGCTGTCGCGACTGCAGACGTCTGCGCCGGATGGCTCCATTCACCGCGCCGGAGCACCCTCCTGTACGATGGGCTCGAGCAATCATCCGGCTGTCGACGTGTGAAGAGGCGCAAATGGCGAGGAGTGCAATCGGTGCGGCGGTGGGGGTGATCGCCGCGGCCGGCATGGCGTCCTGCGGAGGCGGCGGCCAGGCCGGCACCACCCCGGCGCCCACGAGCCCGCCGGTCGCCACCGCCATGCCCACCCCGGCGACCGTGCCTCCCCACGATCTCGCCGTGGCACTGCGCAAGGTCACGACCCAGGGCGGCGCCGAGCTGACCGCCACCGGCAACGACCTGGCGCGCGCCGGGAGCCTCGACGTGGCGGCCCAGACCATGGGCGACCACGCCACCACCTTCAGCAGCCTGCATTCGACCCTGGACCAGCTGCCCGCCTTCCCGGTGCCGCAGACCCAGAAGGACGTGGGACAGCTGAGCGCCGACCTGGCGAGCCTGTCGTCGGTGATCAGCGCCATGCTCGCCGCCGAGGTCAGCCAGTACGCTCAGTTCAAGCGGCAGATCACCGCGCAGATCCCCACGGTGAGCCGGGACATGGCAACCGTCGACAACGAGCTGAAGAGCTACTGAGGGCTGGGGTCAGCCGCGCGGCACGGCGACCACCGCGTCGGGGTGGAGCTCGCGCCAGCGGGCGGGCTCCGCGGGCCGGGCGAGGACGAAGCCCTGGCCGAGGGTGACCCCCAGCCGCAGCACGGTGGCGACCTGCTCCTCGGACTCCAGCCCCTCGGCGATCACCTCGGCGCCGGTCGACCGCGCGAAGGTGACCAGCGCCTCGACCGCGGCGCGGGGGCCGCGGGCGTGGCTCTGACGGGTCAGCTTCCCCGCCACCTTGATGAACTCGGGGATCACCGTCGCCAGCGCGTCGAAGGTCGAGAAGCCCTCGCCGACGTCGTCGAGGGCGAAGCGGAAGCCCTCGGCGCGGTAGATGGCGACCACCTCGCGGAGCCGGTCGAGGTCGCGCACCGCCTCCCGCTCGGTGATCTCGAGCACCACCTCCTGGGGCACCCGGCCCGCGGAGCGCAGCAGCAGCAGCATCTGGTCGACGTCGTGGACGGGATCGAGCAGCGGGGTGGCGCCGACGTTGATGAAGACCGGGTGGCCGGCGGGCAGCTCGTGGCAGTTGCGGAGGATGGCGCGGCGGCAGACCCAGTCGAGGTCACGTCCCAGGCCGAGCTGGTGGGCGGCGGCGAACAGCCCCTCCACCCCCGCGTCCAGGGGCCCGTCCACGGGGCGTGAGAGCCCCTCGTAGCCGACCGCGCGCCGGTGTTCGAGCTCGATGATCGGCTGGTAGACCGCCCGCATCCCCTGGGAGGCGATGAGCTCGGGAAGGTAGCTCTCCCAGCGCGCCCGGCTGCCGGTGTGGCCGCTCTGCGCCGCCGTCGACACCACCGAGCGGTCGCGGCCGCCGACCTTGGCCCGGTAGAGCGCCTCGTCGGCGAGGATCCAGACCGTGCCCGGGTCGGCGTCGCCGGCGCCGTTGGCGCAGCCGATGCTGAGACGGGCCTGGCCGCGGGCCAGGGCGATGCCGTACATCGAGGTGCGGAGCCGCTCGGCGACGGTGGCGGCCTCCTCGACGTCGGCGCCCACCAGCAGCGCGGCGAACTCGTCGCCCCCGGTGCGGGCCACGGTGTCGCGGTCGCGCAGCCCCAGGCGCAGGGCCATGCCCACGGCGCGCAGCGCGGCGTCGCCGGCGTCGTGCCCGTAGGAGTCGTTGATCGCCTTGAGGCCGTCGACGTCGATGGCGAGGATGGCGAAGCGACCGGCCGGGGGAAGCGCCAGCACCCGCTCGAACTCGCGGCGGTTGGCCAGGCCGGTCAGCGGGTCGGTGCCGGCGAGGGTGGCGAGCCGCTGGGCGGTGTCGCGCAGCGCCGCCTCGATGGTCCGGCGCTCGATGAACTGCCCGATCTGGCTGCCGATGTCGGCGAGCACCACGGCGACGTCGGCGTCGAGCGCGGGTTCGGCGGTGCAGCCGAGGAGCATCACCCCGTTGATCTGGCCCTCGTTGAGCAGCGGGAAGGCGGCCAGCCATCCCCCGGTCTCGATCCGGCCGGAGGCCCAGGCCCGCCCGGCAACGCCCTCTCCGTAGCCGACGGTGTCGCCCACGCCGGCCCACTCCGACGAGGGCTCGCGCCAGGCGGCCTCACGGCGGAGCACGCCCTCATCGGGGTCGACGAGGAGCAGCGCCCCGCCGATGCTGCCGACGGTGGCGCCGATGCCGGCGAGGATCAGCGGCGCCGCCTCGGCCGGGCTCGCCGCCTCGGCCAGGGTGCGGGTGACGGTGAACTGCAGGGTGCGGATGCGCTCGAGGCGGAGCTGCTCGCCGGCGGCGACGCTCAGCGCCCGGGCCCGCTCGCGGATCTGCTCGACCAGCCGCTGGACGGTGAGCCCGGCGATGCCCGCCACCACCGCCCAGAAGACCAGCTCGGCGAGCTCCGCCCAGGTCCCGTGGAGCGCGGTCGGCACCACCAGCACGGTGGCGGCGCAGACGATCCCCGCCCAGAGCTCGGGCCGGGTGTGGTGGATGGCCATCCAGAAGAGCGGGAGCAGCACCAGCGGCTCGTAGATCTTCACGGTGCCGCCGGTTGACTGGTAGACGAGGAGCACCACCCAGAAGTACGCCATCGGCGGCGCCGCCTGGGCGAGCCGGG is part of the Candidatus Dormiibacterota bacterium genome and harbors:
- a CDS encoding PaaX domain-containing protein, C- domain protein; this encodes MSQERNTVLSGLGLRPLSARSVVASVLMANHPPELPAALLVRLCDRFRIAPGTTRVALSRMVAAGELSPVEGGYRLAGPALLARQRAQDEARTPPDRPWDGDWRVAVVVGGGRIATERAELRRGLSGARFAEWREGVWLRPANLPRPDPGLGGAEVCRWLLARPDDDPAELAGRLWDLGGWVTRGRELLAASGAEPGDLLAGDPDGPMTVFTAAAALLRHLRTDPLLPAGLLPPGWPGDELRTRYTAHVRSLEELIHDVPREAATG
- a CDS encoding AMP-binding protein; this translates as MTRVGRLLGARAGERPDAVALLDGVDGRRLRWRDLAAHAARWEERAGESGLAPRRRVGLSLADPLSFGAAYLGCLAAGLTVVPLDPRGTPAELDAAVARLRVDVLVTGPADAPAAAAVEAWNADLDGPRRVRPAPAGPRPSDAAALRPAALLASSGTTGAPKGVPLSERQLLLGAARVVRHHRLGPGDRGHTPLPLFHVNAQVVGLLATLLSGGSLAVEARFDRDGYWERVAAAAPTWLNTVPAVLAALAELPAPPEALAAGLRFARSASAPLPLAVLERFEAHTGVTVLETYGMTETAGQITANPVEPGSRRPGSVGRPTGVGLWVVTPDGSRAAPGEPGTVRLRGRAVVTDYLELTEEGPERVRPARDPAGWLPTGDLGVCDEAGFVRLLGREDDVINRGGEKFHPLEVESVLLDHDGVASAVVVGAPHPRLGQVAVAFVTLRPGAPAGLTDQLARTCAARLARYKCPVEIRVAAALPVGPTGKVRRRQLRAGLAA
- a CDS encoding acyltransferase; the protein is MTPRARTHLHAVDLMRVLTVALVVGVHTVTHSAVSDSLAAGALTIVLHTSREVFFVLTALVLMHGYGRRRVRWLGFWRRRYLCVAVPYLAWTVIYIVADGHAADPLGSLLARLGTDLLFGGAKYQMYFLLVSMQIYLCFPVIRWVIRATAGHHRLLVGACAIFQLGFALAVRLQWSPGGVITAWVHGPDAVLPSYLLYVIAGGVAAWHLEAFTAWTLAHRRHVLGGAALTAAAGVVVFLLERLALGQTTVAASGVFQPVVVLESLAVAWTFFLAGSVWAERGSPARRTVHAVSDATFGVYLAHPLVLMGIYWATAATGLWVGSQRLPAALVLFVAVGVVVPLVYAVAALPALLLRSTPLSLAAGGRPRRRGRTAARGHTTADAVAA
- a CDS encoding histidine phosphatase family protein, with translation MSTTAALHLVRHGESGWNAERRVQGQSAAAPSLTPLGRAQARTAATLLAELAPHAALVVSSDLPRARETALLVAAALGLPLRCDPALREQRLGELEGRGLDEPDGDGTVAAAVEALWREPWRRPRGGESIADLHLRVHTALARLAGGMPRGLIVVTHGGPVRVATAASLAAVRRLPVDNASVTTLAVPVAPAWWGRRAS
- a CDS encoding PadR family transcriptional regulator → MSTQVPPFDPWTQWRQGAEHLRDRIHHARHHRGPGRPPFGPGGFGRGFPFGPHFPGGGRRAGRGDIRAAILALLAEQPMHGYQIIQELSERSGGAWRPSPGSVYPTLQQLEDEGLVRAVQTEAGRRVHELTEAGRAEAAASNRESAPWEDAAENRAGEAGGMRDLLFQVAAATWQVAQAGSARQQAAAAEILRESRRRLYQLLAEDAPEPDQPSR
- a CDS encoding PQQ-dependent sugar dehydrogenase → MTALRVLALILTAGLTACGAGAAPAAPGAVATAGDTASAAATTAAPAVTPGQVNPCALGPQAPPAGTITAAYPTALAFAPDGRLFWAERSGTVRVWQNGAAKVFATVATVTTEAAGGYSERGLLGLAISPGFAHDHLVYAFFSNADRAHQTVIRWADCAGTGTNPTTIITLPAGGDCCHKGGRLALAPDGHLFVTLGEEHTSAAAQNTADVRGKLLRYNADGSVPGDNPFGNPVWAYGLRNPFGIAVSASGQVAITNNGPSGDAGSPPTGYDTVIASIARGSGHQWALCYGYSHPIAPATSCGGQPGPDWSSEGSTVVPTGATFVDAAGPAGYAGHLVFCTFNSGARILTPGSPATVAAGAPQCRLDIRQGPNHALYYSDTGAIYRLG
- a CDS encoding hotdog domain-containing protein; translated protein: MAENGAPLRSERLERLVTEADTAAVYGPGLPPAAATPFILGWAEMACHRMLLDDLGPEEISVGVRAVIDHLAPSPVGATLVFSASLLRAEGRRRHFAVAVHDGDLLVARIEHQRAVVARAGIEERLAR
- a CDS encoding cytidylate kinase-like family protein, with the protein product MGTVTIAASYGSGGSVVAPAVAERLGLPLLDRAIPASVATELAGPLLAALADDERHEGGLVGRLFSRAVTVSGYYQGAPLTIPLGDSDLVSRTEEVIRCAARRCGAVVLGRAGMFVLRGWPDTLHVRLDGPPEARRRQAMAHEGLDAETAARQQVATDRARAAYVRHFYRDQGRWEDPANYHLVLDSTVLSLDACVKLIVTAARARCGLGARSAAAAAKAAPAPPG